From Aptenodytes patagonicus chromosome 1, bAptPat1.pri.cur, whole genome shotgun sequence, one genomic window encodes:
- the CBY1 gene encoding protein chibby homolog 1: MPLFGNTFSPKKTPPRKCASLSNLHLLDRSTREIELGLEYGIPTMNLAGQSLKFENGQWVAESGSFTGDRREMQRLRKRNQQLEEENNLLRLKVDILLDMLSETTAESHLMEKELEELKNHSRRRK, encoded by the exons ATGCCGCTCTTCGGGAACACCTTCAGCCCGAAGAAGACCCCCCCCAGGAAATGCGCCTCTCTCTCCAACCTGCACTTG CTGGATAGATCGACCCGTGAGATTGAGCTGGGCCTGGAGTACGGCATCCCCACCATGAACCTCGCTGGACAGAGCCTCAAGTTTGAAAATGGCCAGTGGGTGGCAG aatCAGGAAGCTTCACGGGGGATCGCAGGGAAATGCAGCGCTTGCGCAAACGAAACCAGCAGCTAGAGGAAGAAAACAACCTCCTTCGGCTGAAAGTGGACATTCTGCTGGACATG CTCTCCGAGACCACAGCCGAGTCCCACCTGatggagaaggagctggaggaactGAAGAACCACAGCCGGAGGAGGAAGTGA